Part of the Nocardia higoensis genome, ACCACCACCAGCGCGACCGCGCACAGGGTGCGGGTCACGCTCAGTACCGATTCCAGGCGCAGGTTCGTGATCCAGGTGGTGGCGTGCGCCATGACGGTCGGCAGCGACAGCCAGTTGATGATCTTCTTCGACCCCGACAACGCCGTCAGCCAGCCGATCCCGACGCCGGCGATGGCGGAGGCGGCGACGAACACCGCCGCGAACACACTCAGGCCGAGACCGGCGATCTTGGCGAAGGTCAGCACGGGATGCGGCATGTCGGGCCCCGGCTTGGCCGCGTCGGGCTGCCCGGATTTCTCGCTCGAGGCCGGATCGCGCTCGGCGTTCGGGTCGAGCGCGGCGCGTTCGAGCGCCCGCCGTTCGCGTTCGTGCAGCATCCAGATCCACACCAGGAACGGCAACGCCACGCCTGCGGTCGCCTTGATGGCCACGCCTATCGCGACGACGACGATGCCCGCCACATGATGGCGTTCGAGCACCAGCGCGATGCCCGCGCACATCAGCCCCACCATCAGCATCTCGTTGTGCACCCCGCCGATGAGGTGGATGAGCACCAGCGGGTTGAGCACCGCCAGCCACAGGGCCACGGTGGGCCTGCCGCCGAGGTGCTTGGTCAGGTACGGCACCGCCCACATCATCAGCGCCAGGCCCGGCAACATCACCAGGCGAAGGGCGATGGTGCCCGAGACCACGTCGTCGCCGGTGATCGCGGTGATCGCGCGCCCGAGCAAGAGGAAGGCCGGACCGTAGGGAGCGGTGGTGGTGGTCCACACCGGACTCACATTGTCCAGCAGCACGCCGGGATTGGCGACCGGACCGACCGTGTACGGATCGAATCCGTCGCGCAGCAGTGCGCCCTGGGCGAGATAGGAGTAGGCGTCGCGGCTGAACATGGGCACCGCGAACAGCAGCGGGAAGATCCAGATGCCGACGATGGCGCGCAGTTCGTTGAGCGTCACGTGCACGGGGCGGCCGCCGAAGCCGAGGGTGCTGCGACCCAGCCGCACCCAGGCGGTGATCATGGCCAGCACGCCTGCCCAGATCAGAATCGTCGACAGCGCGTACCCGTGGCCGAATCGCAGCCAGGACAGGTGCAGCGCCTCGAGCAGCGGATCGCGGGTGCGGACGCTGCCCGCGCCGAACCCGCCGAAGGTGATCAGCGCCGCGCCGACGAAACCGAGCAGTGCCGCGTGGCCCTCGGGACTGCGGGCGAAGTCGGCCCAGGCCTGCATCCGAGTGCGGCCTCCGCCGGGAACGGCGCCGGTCACGACGACTTGGGCGGGGGCTGCGGTGCTCGTGTCGGGGGGATGCATGTCGTGTCGGTTCCCCCGGGCGAGATCGGCGGTCGCAACCGCGTGTGGATATGGTCGGCAGTCAGTTTAGTAGTTGTCCGGCGGGACGCTCGCCCTGGACCGGGCGGGTTCTCCCGGGGTCTGTTCCGCGACGCCGATGATCCGGTGTGCCGCCAGTTTGCCTGACAGCAGCACGGTCGGTACCCCGATGCCGGGGACGGTGCCGCAACCGGCGAGGACCACGTTGTCGGCGAAGCGGGGCATGTTACGGGTGCGGAACGGGCCGGTTTGCCGGAACAGGTGCGCGGTCGCGAACGGCGTGCCCGCCAGCATCCCTCGGGCGCGCCAGGTGTACGGGGTGTCGAGGTGATCGACGGTGAAGTGCTCGGCGATGCCGCGGTAGCCGCGCTGTTCCAGCAGCGACAGCAGTTCGCCGAGATAGGGCCGGGCCAGGCGGTCCCAATCCAGCGGCGCGCTGTCCAGATTCGGGCACGGCGCGAGGATCGAGAGCGGTTCGTGACGGCCGTCGGCGCGGGTGACGAACAGCTCCGAATCGGTCAGTGCGGGCCGGGTCAGCAGCAGGGAGGGTTCGCTCATCAGCTTGCCCTTGCCGCGGCGGGTGGCGATCTCGCGGAAGGTCTCTTCCCAGGCCGCGCCGAAATCGATGGTGTGGTGCGCCTGGATCGGCCAGCTCGCGGCGACCTCGGCAGGGATGGTGCCGTGCGCGACGACCGCCGAGGGAGACGCGCGCAGTCCCCGTCGCAGTCTGCCGCCGAAACGCTCGATCGACCCCAGGTCGGCGGTCAGCACGACCGCGTCGCACGGCACGCGTTCGCCGTCGGCGAGCACCACCCCGGTCGCGCGCTTGCCCGCGTAGTCGATCCGCGCGACCTCGCTGTTCAGTCTCAGCGTGCCGCCCGCGTCGGTGAGGGCAGAGGCCATGGTCTCGGCGACCGCGCTCATCCCGCCGCGCGGGAAGTAGACGCCCATCGAGGTGTCCATGTGCGGGATCACGGCATAGACGGCGAGCGCGTCGGCCGGGGCCATGCCCGCGTAGAGGGCCTGGAAGGTGAACAGCCGCGACAGGCGGCGGTCGGTGAGCAGACGGTCGATCCTCGCGCCGAGACTGCCGAATCCGCCGAGCCGGACCAGGTCGAGCAGTGCGGCGCGTTTCGCCGGTGTGCGCACCATGTCCAGCGGCGAGTCGAAGTCGGCGTCCATGAATTCGGCGAACTCGGCGCGATAGATCGCGGCCAGCCAGTCCCGCAGCCGTCGGTAGCGCACGGCCTCGTCCGGGCCGCAGGTGCGCGCGACCTCCTCGGCCATCAGGTCGGGATCGGCGAAGACACGGATGTCGGTGCCGTCGGCGTAGCGGGCGTGATAGCTCGGCGACAGCGCGAGGACCTCCAGTGGCACCGGCGCGGAGGCGCGGGTGTGCCCCACGGCGGCGAGCGCTTCGTCGACGAGCTCGGGCATGGTGAGCACGGTGGCGCCGGAGTCGATCCGATAGTCGGGGCCGATGTAGCGCCCGACCCGGCCGCCGGGATGGTCCGCACGCTCGAGCAGGGTGACCTGCCGCCCCGACCCGGTCAGATGCAGCGCCGCGGCCAGCCCGGACAGGCCCGCTCCGATCACCACGACCCGGTCGGTCGGTCCCGCAACGGTTTTCATCTGGACTCCTCGTCACCTGAGTGTCGTTACCGCCCCGGACTACGCTCGTCCTCCGTGCCGCGTGCGTGCGGGCGCCCCGGTGCGCAGGTTACCCGGGCGCATCAGGGCACGGCCCCGCAGCCGGACCCGGCGAGGCTGGAATCGGATGTGGTGGGAGTCGGCGTGTCAGTCCTCGATGAAGTCTTCTTCTTCGAAGAGGGTGTCCTCGGGCAGCGCGGAGCACGACCTGGGCACGGGGAAGTCGCGCCGCGTGGGCAGCGAGGCGCCGAGGATCACCCGGCGTTCGGTGAGGGCGGCCAGTGCCTTGCCACGGCGCTTGCCTGTGCCGCGCGGGGCGGGCCCGGCCCCGACGGTGATCACCCGATGGGCGGGCGACACAACGGCTTTCATGCAGTCCTCCTGGTAGCGGCCAGCGCCATACCGCGAAGGGTCTGCTTCGCGGCGGGTGTGGCCGAACTGGTTTCCAATGCGGCCAAGCCGCGTTCGGTGAGATCGGCGATGCGTTGTTCCACATCGTCGACGGCGCCGAGCTCGACGAGCACGGCGCGTAGGCGTTCCACGTCCTCGGCATCCAGATCGGTGCCGATGCTGTCCCGCAGCAGTGCCGCCGCGGTGTGGTCTGTGGCGTCGGCCCGGCGCAGTGCCTCGGCCAGCAGCACGGTGCGTTTGCCCTCGCGCAGGTCGTCGCCGGAGGGCTTGCCGGTCACCTCCGGGTCGCCGAACACCCCGAGCAGGTCGTCGCGTAGCTGGAAGGCGAGGCCGATGTCGGTTCCGAAGGTGCGATAGGCGCTGATCAGGCCGTCGTCGGCGCCCGCGATCGCGGCGCCGAGGTGCAGCGGCCGCTCCACGGTGTATGCGGCGGTCTTGTAGCGGTTGATCCGCATCGCCGCCTCGACCGAATCGTCCCGGCCGGCTTCACCGTTGATGTCGAGCAGCTGTCCGCCGAGCACCTCGGTGCGCATCGCGGCCCACACCGGGGCGAAGCGCGCGAGCGCGGCTTCGTCGAGGCCCGCGGCGTGCACCATGTCGTCGGCCCAGGCCAGCGCCAGATCGCCGATCAGGATGGCGACACCGACACCGAAGTGGGCCGGGTCGCCGGACCATCCGCGCTCACGGTGACGCTGTTCGAAGTCGACGTGCACGGTGGGGAAGCGCCGCCGGGTGCGCGAGGAATCGATGATGTCGTCGTGGACGAGCGCGCATGCCTGGACCAGTTCCAGCGCGGCGCAGGCTTTGCGGACCGCGTCGGCCTCGGCCGAGTCCTCGTCGCCGCCCGCGCCCAGCCAGCCGTGCCAGGCGAAGGCGGGCCTGGTGCGCTTGCCGCCGCGAAGCACGAACGCTTCGAGAGTGTCGGCGGCTTCCTCGAAGACCGGGCCGAGCGCACTCACCGAGGGGCGGCGGTCGGCGAAGAACGCGACGAGCGCGGCTTCCACGGAGACGACGAATTCCGCGGATCCCAGCGTCGGCGCCGGTGTCCCGGCGGCAGGGATTCGTGTCGGAGTACCGGGTCCGGCGGACAGAGGAACCTCCAAGGTCACGGTGTCGTTGCTGCCCGGTCGTTGCTGCCGGGATGTATCGGGCAGTATGCGGGGCTGGGTTCTGTCGGGTCGTCCTGGCAGGCGTCAGCGCGCGCGAGTGCGCGAACTCACGATGCCGCCGCCACGAAGAATACTCGCATGTGCGCAAGGTGTGATCAGCGGGCTCTCCGCGCGCGTCGAAACGAGCCCTGACCTGGTGTTCTGCGCCCGAGCGCATGAGCGGGCGCTCGCCACGAAGGGGTCTCACTACACTGGACCGGTGACTGTCGATCCCGCGCCCTCGTCCATCTCCGGCACACCGTCGGTGGTGCAGAGCCTGCGGGCCCACGAGGGCCGTGCGGTGCCGTTCTCCGTCGAGTTCAACCCTCCCCGCGACGCCGCGGGCGAGGCGCGGCTGTGGCGCGCGGTGCGGGAGTTCGAGTGCATGCATCCGGCCTTCGTGTCGATGACCTACGGCGCGGGCGGCTCCACCAAGGACCGGACGGTGCGGGTCACCGGTCAGCTGGCGCAGGAGACCACGCTGCTTCCGGTGGCCCATCTGACCGCCGTCGGGCACAGCGTGGCCGAACTGCGTTCGCTGGTCGGCGCCTACGCCGATTCGGGCATCCGCAACATCCTGGTGCTGCGCGGCGACCCGCCCGGCGACCCGCTCGGCGAATGGCACCGCCACCCCGAGGGGGTGGAGTACGCGGAGGAACTGGTGCGCATCGTCCGGGATCTGGGCGACTTCCACGTCGGTGTCGCCTCCTTCCCGCAAGGCCACCACCGCTCGCCCGACCTGGACTCCGACACCGAATTCCTGGTCGCGAAACTGCGTGCGGGCGCCGAGTATTCGATCACCCAGATGTTCTTCGAGGTCGAGCACTACCTGCGGCTGCGGGATCGGGTCGCCGCGCTCGACCCGATCGAGGGTGCCAAGCCGATCATTCCCGAGCTGATGCCGATCACCTCGCTGCGCACCGTCACCCGCGCCGAGGAACTGTGCGGGCGACCGTTGCCCGCCCCGGTCCTGGAGCGGCTGCGTCGCGCGGCCGGAGACGGACCGGAGGAGAACAAGGCCGCCGTGCGCGAGGCGGGTATCGAGATCGCCACCGAGATGGCGCAGCGCCTCATCGACGAGGGCGCGCCCTGCCTGCACTTCATCACACTGAACTTCGCCAAAGCGACCAGCGAGGTGCTCACCAACCTCGGTTACGGCGTGTCCCCGGCTCCCGCGCGCGCCTGAGCGTCGCGCCCGCCCGCACCCGCGGCACGGTCGTCGCGGACACGCCGTCCACACGCGGATCCTGTTCGCCCGCTTCGACGGCCACCCCGCAGCCGGTTCTGCTCGGGCGCGCTCACGACCGCGTCGTGACGGCCGGACGTCCCTTCCAGCGCACCGCGCCCCGCCGCCGCGCGCGATGCGAGCGGAGCGTCAGCAACTGGTAAACCGCCACCGCGATCGGGTGCGCGAGCGCCGAACTCACATCGCTCGCGCGCAACGCGGCCCCGGTCTCGAGACGGCGGGCCAGCAGCCTGCCCGCGACCGCCGCCGCGTAGCCGAGCGCGCCGGTTCGGCGTAGCCGTCCGTGTCCGAACACCGCGGCGGCCGGAGGAAGAACGTACGCCGCGCCCGCCGCGACGGCGACCGCCGTCGCCGCCGTCGGGGAACCGCCGTGGGCCGACCACAGCCAGCGGGTGTACCCGGCCTCGAGTTCGGTTGCGCCACGGTACATCCGGGTGCTCGCCAGCGGACCGGCCGCCACCACCCGGGTGGACGATCCGGCCCGGCGCAACGCACGGGCGATGTCGAGGTCTTCGATCGGGCTGCCCGCCACCGACTCGTGCCCGCCGATCGCACGATAGGCCGGGGCGTCGAACACCAGGAACTGCCCGCAGGACACCACGGTGCTCGGCCGCAGACTCCGATTACCGAACGGCACCAGCAGAGTCGAGGCCCACGACCAGCACAGCAACGGCTGCACCAGCGCCTCCGCCCGCGACCCGGAGCGCTGCCAGGGCCAGGGCGCGACCATCGCCGCACCGCTGCGCCGCAGTTCGGCTACCGCCGCCGCGATCGCCTGCGGTGCCAGACGTACGTCCGCGTCGAGGAAGACCACCACGGACGGCGCGGACGGGACCACCGCGCGGGAGCCGACCACGGACGTGCGTCGCTCGCCGGACGGGGTCTCGGCGGGGGCGTCCTGATGTTCGCGCGCAGCGGATTCGGTCCGCTTCCCGGAGGTAGGGCCGAGCCGGTCACCGGCAGGGAACTCGGGCCGACCGCTGTCGGCGTCGACACGAGCTGTCGGGCCGGGGGCGCGGGCACCGGTGAACGCGGCGGGATGGGCGTCGGTGGCCCCGGCGTGGACGGCCAGCCGAGCGCAGGCCGCGGCTTTTCCCGTCCAGCCCGACGGAGGCGGATCCTCCGACCGCAGGACGGTGATCCG contains:
- a CDS encoding glycosyltransferase, coding for MPRLHPSLAVLEPVTVCVPARDEASRLPDLIADLRAQVGVPRLRVLILDDGSSDGTAELARAAAGEDARITVLRSEDPPPSGWTGKAAACARLAVHAGATDAHPAAFTGARAPGPTARVDADSGRPEFPAGDRLGPTSGKRTESAAREHQDAPAETPSGERRTSVVGSRAVVPSAPSVVVFLDADVRLAPQAIAAAVAELRRSGAAMVAPWPWQRSGSRAEALVQPLLCWSWASTLLVPFGNRSLRPSTVVSCGQFLVFDAPAYRAIGGHESVAGSPIEDLDIARALRRAGSSTRVVAAGPLASTRMYRGATELEAGYTRWLWSAHGGSPTAATAVAVAAGAAYVLPPAAAVFGHGRLRRTGALGYAAAVAGRLLARRLETGAALRASDVSSALAHPIAVAVYQLLTLRSHRARRRGAVRWKGRPAVTTRS
- a CDS encoding methylenetetrahydrofolate reductase; this encodes MTVDPAPSSISGTPSVVQSLRAHEGRAVPFSVEFNPPRDAAGEARLWRAVREFECMHPAFVSMTYGAGGSTKDRTVRVTGQLAQETTLLPVAHLTAVGHSVAELRSLVGAYADSGIRNILVLRGDPPGDPLGEWHRHPEGVEYAEELVRIVRDLGDFHVGVASFPQGHHRSPDLDSDTEFLVAKLRAGAEYSITQMFFEVEHYLRLRDRVAALDPIEGAKPIIPELMPITSLRTVTRAEELCGRPLPAPVLERLRRAAGDGPEENKAAVREAGIEIATEMAQRLIDEGAPCLHFITLNFAKATSEVLTNLGYGVSPAPARA
- a CDS encoding polyprenyl synthetase family protein codes for the protein MEVPLSAGPGTPTRIPAAGTPAPTLGSAEFVVSVEAALVAFFADRRPSVSALGPVFEEAADTLEAFVLRGGKRTRPAFAWHGWLGAGGDEDSAEADAVRKACAALELVQACALVHDDIIDSSRTRRRFPTVHVDFEQRHRERGWSGDPAHFGVGVAILIGDLALAWADDMVHAAGLDEAALARFAPVWAAMRTEVLGGQLLDINGEAGRDDSVEAAMRINRYKTAAYTVERPLHLGAAIAGADDGLISAYRTFGTDIGLAFQLRDDLLGVFGDPEVTGKPSGDDLREGKRTVLLAEALRRADATDHTAAALLRDSIGTDLDAEDVERLRAVLVELGAVDDVEQRIADLTERGLAALETSSATPAAKQTLRGMALAATRRTA
- a CDS encoding alpha-(1->6)-mannopyranosyltransferase A, producing MHPPDTSTAAPAQVVVTGAVPGGGRTRMQAWADFARSPEGHAALLGFVGAALITFGGFGAGSVRTRDPLLEALHLSWLRFGHGYALSTILIWAGVLAMITAWVRLGRSTLGFGGRPVHVTLNELRAIVGIWIFPLLFAVPMFSRDAYSYLAQGALLRDGFDPYTVGPVANPGVLLDNVSPVWTTTTAPYGPAFLLLGRAITAITGDDVVSGTIALRLVMLPGLALMMWAVPYLTKHLGGRPTVALWLAVLNPLVLIHLIGGVHNEMLMVGLMCAGIALVLERHHVAGIVVVAIGVAIKATAGVALPFLVWIWMLHERERRALERAALDPNAERDPASSEKSGQPDAAKPGPDMPHPVLTFAKIAGLGLSVFAAVFVAASAIAGVGIGWLTALSGSKKIINWLSLPTVMAHATTWITNLRLESVLSVTRTLCAVALVVVLVATWWRFRHSEREAVFGILIAFVAIVILSPAALPWYYSWPLALAAGFALSTTTSMVLVGICTWLMLVFQPDGSIGLYNFWHVAAATFVAVVAALSLRHVDPLRLGTSSAAPREPVALSAPAAEPATVARA
- the crtI gene encoding phytoene desaturase family protein, producing the protein MKTVAGPTDRVVVIGAGLSGLAAALHLTGSGRQVTLLERADHPGGRVGRYIGPDYRIDSGATVLTMPELVDEALAAVGHTRASAPVPLEVLALSPSYHARYADGTDIRVFADPDLMAEEVARTCGPDEAVRYRRLRDWLAAIYRAEFAEFMDADFDSPLDMVRTPAKRAALLDLVRLGGFGSLGARIDRLLTDRRLSRLFTFQALYAGMAPADALAVYAVIPHMDTSMGVYFPRGGMSAVAETMASALTDAGGTLRLNSEVARIDYAGKRATGVVLADGERVPCDAVVLTADLGSIERFGGRLRRGLRASPSAVVAHGTIPAEVAASWPIQAHHTIDFGAAWEETFREIATRRGKGKLMSEPSLLLTRPALTDSELFVTRADGRHEPLSILAPCPNLDSAPLDWDRLARPYLGELLSLLEQRGYRGIAEHFTVDHLDTPYTWRARGMLAGTPFATAHLFRQTGPFRTRNMPRFADNVVLAGCGTVPGIGVPTVLLSGKLAAHRIIGVAEQTPGEPARSRASVPPDNY